A segment of the Commensalibacter oyaizuii genome:
ATGTTTTCCTATAACACTACTGTTCCCTTTTACCAAGACTGCTAACCTTAAAATTGCATGCTCAGGAGGATTTAGATGGATCATCTTCTGAAAAAAAGGCACATCATATCCAAATGGCATTAGTACAGACAGCACACCATATTGATCCATCATCCCAATAATCCGACCAGCGCCAGGCCCAATTAAAATTTTTTGTAGCTCTGCCCATACACGTTCAGCGGACAGTTTTTTTAACAACTGTGTTGATTGACCAATAGCTTGAATTGCTTCTGGATCGGGTTGACCTGTGCCAAACCGTGCATAAAAGCGAAAAAATCTTAGAACGCGCAGAACATCTTCGTGGATACGTTGGCAAGCTTGCCCAACAAAACGAATTTTGCCTTGTTTTAAATCCCCTTGCCCACCGTAATAATCCCAAATATGGCCTTGCTGATCACAAAACATGGCATTTACGGTAAAATCACGTCTTGCGGCATCTTCTTGCCAGTCTCTTGTCCAAACGACCTCGGCATGGCGACCATTTGTTTGAACATCTTTACGTAAAGTTGTAATTTCATAGGCACGATCATTTAACAACGCCGTTATCGTTCCGTGGGACAATCCTGTTGGAATTACTTTTATTCCTGCCGCCTGTAATGTTTTTATTACAATTTCTGGTGGATCAGGAATTGCCATATCAACATCGGTAACGGGCTTGTTAATTAATAAATCCCGTACAACACCTCCAACCAAACGGGCATTAGGTAAAATTTGCCAAAGATGATCAAGATCTTCTTTACAAGGTAAACGCTCTAAAATACTCATAAAGATACTCTTTTCTTTGTTACTTTTAAGGGATATGAATTAAGAGAATATAATATTTACTATGATTTATATTAGCTTTATTTTACTCTATAATTTATTCGAAAATTTTTACAAGACTTGCTGTATCTGTCTACCTTATTCTATAATGCAATTACATTGCTACTGGCCCCTTATTAACCAACATTGATTCTAAATATATGACCTCTTTAAATAAAACTATTTCTGATTCTCGTGACGACACACAACTTGCAGATACATATAGCCAACATTTAACCGATGTGTTAATTGAAACTGGTCGTGTGATTTATGGTCAACAAAACGCAATTAAGCAAATTTTGGCAAGCTTGCTAAGTGGCGGTCATGCATTGTTGGTTGGTGCACCTGGTCTTGGAAAAACTAAGCTGGTCACAACATTATCAACTGTGATGGGACTTTCAGCCAAACGCATTCAATTTACCCCAGATTTAATGCCAGCTGACATTACAGGTAGTGAGATATTAGACGAAGACCAACATGGAAAGCGTCACTTTCGATTTATTCCAGGGCCTGCTTTTTGCCAACTGGTTATGGCAGATGAAATTAACCGCGCCAGCCCGCGTACCCAATCTGCCTTGTTGCAAGCCATGCAGGAAAAATGCATTTCCATTGCAGGCAAAGATTATCCGCTGCCTGCACCATTTCACGTTTTGGCGACTCAAAACCCTATCGAGCAAGAAGGAACCTATCCCCTGCCCGAAGCACAACTCGATCGCTTTATGGTGCAAATTGATCTAACATATCCTGATCATGATACAGAAAAAGCAATGTTGCTTGCCACAACCTGTGCAGAAGAAATTACGCCCAGAAACATTCTTTCCCCTGAAATGTTAATTCAAGCCCAGTCGTTGGTTAGACGTTTGCCAATTGGTAACGATTTAATCGATAGTGTTATTCGCTTGATTCGTAACGCCAGGCCCGAGACATCGACCGACCCATTTATCCAACAAAATATTGCTTGGGGGCCAGGTCCCAGAGCCGCACAAGCCTTGATGCTATTGATTCGAGCCAAAGCCCTGATCGATGGTCGTCTAGCCCCCAGTCAAGATGATCTTGTTGCATTAGCACCAGCTGTATTAAGACATCGTATTGCTCTGACCTTTGCAGCTAAGGCAGAAAACATACGGTTAGATAATATTATCCAAACCTTATTGCAAAAATCGGTTTAATTTATAATGACTGATCATTGGTGGTCTCGGCTTTTCAAAAAACACCATAAAGAATCTGCCTTTTTTAATAAAACAAAAGATGGATCAATATTTTCACGATCCACATTAATTGCGAAGGCACAACAAACAGCACAAACGCTGCCTGATCTTTTATTAGCTTCCAACAAGGTTGCGAATACAGTTTTGACAGGCAGTCATGGATGCAAACGTACAGGACAAGGTAATCAGTTTTGGCAGTACCGATTGGCAATGCCTGGGGAACCT
Coding sequences within it:
- a CDS encoding CCA tRNA nucleotidyltransferase → MSILERLPCKEDLDHLWQILPNARLVGGVVRDLLINKPVTDVDMAIPDPPEIVIKTLQAAGIKVIPTGLSHGTITALLNDRAYEITTLRKDVQTNGRHAEVVWTRDWQEDAARRDFTVNAMFCDQQGHIWDYYGGQGDLKQGKIRFVGQACQRIHEDVLRVLRFFRFYARFGTGQPDPEAIQAIGQSTQLLKKLSAERVWAELQKILIGPGAGRIIGMMDQYGVLSVLMPFGYDVPFFQKMIHLNPPEHAILRLAVLVKGNSSVIGKHLRLSRKQEKELRDLHQMLPLSIDMSEIELIKLKAQYDLDLLLGRSWIQQTLDHVERQSLWQNWRNRLIKLPQPIFPLTGKDLIQIGVKSGPDMGNVLQEVRNWWLSEGCKPDKTCCLEWLKSNMSERIT
- a CDS encoding AAA family ATPase, encoding MTSLNKTISDSRDDTQLADTYSQHLTDVLIETGRVIYGQQNAIKQILASLLSGGHALLVGAPGLGKTKLVTTLSTVMGLSAKRIQFTPDLMPADITGSEILDEDQHGKRHFRFIPGPAFCQLVMADEINRASPRTQSALLQAMQEKCISIAGKDYPLPAPFHVLATQNPIEQEGTYPLPEAQLDRFMVQIDLTYPDHDTEKAMLLATTCAEEITPRNILSPEMLIQAQSLVRRLPIGNDLIDSVIRLIRNARPETSTDPFIQQNIAWGPGPRAAQALMLLIRAKALIDGRLAPSQDDLVALAPAVLRHRIALTFAAKAENIRLDNIIQTLLQKSV